The sequence CGAAAATTTCATAGGTGTTTTCCGGATAGGACTCGCCAGTCATCACCAGCACTCCGGTGTCCCATTCAGCCGTGACTGCAGGCGTGGACTGGGTTGGGGCCAGGCTCAGGTTTTTCTGGAATTCAGTGTTTGTCATGGCCGTTCAGATTGTTGCGCGTAGCGTGAAGAAGGCTTTGCCACCACCGAGCTCATCCAAGCTGGCCTGCAATGGCTCAGATGACTTGCGTGCAATATCAATCAGGCCGAGGCCCGCACCAGTTACCACACCTTCTTCACGGGGCTTGCGCAGTTGCTCTTTGTAGAGCGACTTGAGCTCTACCTTATCAAGCCTCCCCAAGGCCTCGACCCGATCCAATAGATGCTGGCCATCAGCAGTATCAACCATATTTCCTGCCGAAACTACATATTTATCAACTCCAGTCTCTGCAATTACAACCGTAGCAGTGGCCTCTAGGTCACTGTAGGAGCGATTGGATGTATAGTGACGAATATTCTGGCTCATCTTGATATAAACGCTAAAAACATCCATTGCTGAAGACATGCAATCTCTTGTTGTCTCGATGTGCTCCTTCAGCGCCACCCCAATTTCGCCAATCAAACTTCTTGAAGTGGGGCCGTTAAAGCAGATCAAAATACGCTCATGCGTGAAGAAATCCCTAAGAGAGGAAAGGCTCCGGCTGGTTGTAAGGGCGCTGTCCATGGGCTTAATGCTTATTGCAATGTTAACACCAGAGCCTGATCGGGCTGGAACAGGGTCACGTTAGTTAAATCGGAAGGACAACATGGTGATGTCATCGCGTTGGGGGTGATCCCCTTGGAATTCCTGCAATGCCCTAGTAAGAGCCTGGTGTTGGTCGTCAAGGGACTTGGTTGCATGCTCAAGCAGCCACTGGGAAAATCGATCGCTGCCCAGTCCAAATCCATGCTCCCCTCCAGCCTGATCTAAATATCCATCTGTTGTGAGGTAATAGGTGAAGCCAGGAAGAAGCGGAACGTCGTGATCGTGATATGCGCCGGTGCGGCGGTCCCAGAGACTGCGATTGTCCCCTTTGACGTATTCAACTGTGTTGCCATCGCTCCAGTAAAGCCAGATCTTGGCTCCTGCAAAGCGCAGCAGTTGGGCGTGTGCATCAATCATGACTAGGCCTACATCCATTGTGGTGGCAATGGCACGAGAGACTTGGGCTTCGCTGAGAATGCTGTGCATGCCTTCATTGGTGGCTTGCAGCACCTCGGCTGGAGAGGCAATGCCATGCATCTGTATCGACCGATCGATGCCGGCTCGAGCGAGCATGGTCATCATGGCTCCGGATACTCCGTGGCCTGCGCAGTCGGCTACGCCCGCCAAGCAACGCCCACCTTCCTCGTGGAACACGTAGTAATCGCCGCCAACGGTGTCGCGGGGCTGCCACAGGATGAAGTGATCCTTGCCGAAGCGTTCTTTTAGCTGACGATTTGGCAGAATCGACTTCTGCAGCAGTGCTGCATATTGAATCGAATCATCCACCTGTTTTGTTACATCCTTAAGGCGCTGATGGGCTGAATCGACCATGTCATAGGCATGGCGCTGGCGAACTAAGACGGAGTTAAAGGCTTCCGTGAGGCGACCGATCTCGTCACTACCCCTTACGGTCAGCAGTTCGTTGGAATCGTCGGATGATATGGAATAGGCTTGACGAACCAAGCGGCGCAGGGGTTCAACTACGCGCAGCGACAATATGCGATAGGAAATTGTGACCCCTATTGCCAATAAGATTGCCAGAAAGATGGTGGTTTGTGACTGCATCTGGCTGGAGCTGGGATCGTTCAGCAGCGTCGAAGCTGAATAGATCAAATAGGCCAGCACAATGCCATTGAGAATAGCGAGGAGCAAAAATATCTGCTGAATCGACAGGACACGCTTTTTCCGCTTAGCTGCCTCTACCGTCATCCAGCCTCTTAGCACCCATTTTAAGTTTCATCTTAGTCAGGGATGGCCCGGAAAACTGCGCCCTCTCAGAAAATTCTCAGACGGCCCCCCTCGTGGGATTATGGAAGAGGTGGCGGCATTGCCGCACCAACCCTCTGGAGAGGTGGTCGAGTGGTTGATGGCTCTGGTCTTGAAAACCAGCGAAGTGAAAGCTTCCGCGGGTTCGAATCCCGCCCTCTCCGTTCCAATGACATCAGCAGAACCCAGCCCCGCAAGTGCTTGCCGGGCTGGTCTGGCATCAGTCTTGATCTGGCATCAGTCCTGAAGGTGGCTGAAGGGGCGCATTGCTGCGGCGGGCTCTGCGCAGGCGCGGTTGAGCTCCCTTTCGAGATTGATTATGCGCTTCTCCCTTAGGCAGTATTTGCAGCCGCCGGTGGTTTGGAGGTGCTTCTCGGGGGTGATGGAAATCTCTTTGACTGGATGGCTATTGCAGCGAATCTTGATGGGGGTCTTGTAGCTCTTGTAGAGGATGGCTGCGTAGTCGTATTGATCGCCAAAACGGGATCGGGCCCTTGCCAAAAACAGTTCACGACTGATTGGGTTGCCCATCTCCAGGCCAGGTGGGATCAGTGAAGATGCGGCATATTACGGAGGCTGCCGCCCCAGGCCAATTCGCCGGCAAAGACCGTCACGTTGCGTGATGCGGTTCAAAAGATATGGGTTTGGCCCCCTTGCTCCCATCTTTTCTAGGCTGGTCCTGAGCGCCACGAAGGGAGTGGTGATCAGGCAGGGAGCAATCCCTGCTTTTTTATGGCTTACAAATACCTTTGGTGCGAATCTGGGTGCTTCCAACCCAGCCCGGCTGTTAATGGCCCCAGAGAGTCCCCAACGTCCCCCCTGGCTGAATTGGTTGTTTCTATTGGCGTTCCTGTGGAGCTCCTACCAGCTGGCTGGCCTCTGGTTTGCGCGCCTACACGGCTAGGGGTATTGGTTGGGCACGAAGAACTGCTCATTGCGGGGCGGACGAGCCGTGCCCTTGGGGGGCTTGCGGGGCGGCAGCTTGATCGCTGGCGGTGTCATGTCTTCGTAGGGGATCTTGCTGAGCAGGTGGTGGATGCAATTGAGGCGGGCGCGGCGTTTGTCGTCTGCCTCCACTGTGAACCAGGGCGCTTCGGGGATGTTGGTGTGGGCAAACATCAGATCTTTAGCGGCTGAAAAGCTTTCCCACTTGTTGCGGGCCTCCAGATCCATCGGACTGAGCTTCCAGCGGCGGGTGGGATCGTCGATACGGGCCTGGAAACGGCTTTCCTGCTCCGCATCGCTCACTGAAAACCAGTACTTGAGTAGCACGATTCCAGAGCGCACCACCATCCGTTCAAATTCCGGGCAGCTCTGCAGAAACTCCTCCGTTTGGGCTGGAGTGCAGAAGCCCATTACCGATTCCACCCCAGCCCGGTTGTACCAGCTGCGATCAAATACGACGATCTCCCCCGCGGAAGGGAAGTGTTCGACGTAGCGCTGGAAATACCACTGGGTTTTCTGTTGATCAGAGGGGGTGCCTAAGGCCACCACCCTGCAGCCGCGGGGGTTGAGCGGTTCGGTGATTCGTTTAATCGTGCCGCCCTTACCGGCCGCATCCCTGCCCTCGAACAGCACGATCAGCCGAAAGCCAGAGGCCTTCAGCCAGTACTGCATTTTTACCAGCTCCACCTGCAGCCGGGTGAGCTCTTTCTCGTACACCTTGCGATCTAGCCGGCCCCCGTTGCTGGCCAGATCTTCCATTAACGGCGATGGGTAGTAGCGATCGCTCAGGGGCCCAAAGTGTGGTTGCTGGGGCTGGCTCGAGTTGCTGGTTTTATCCGTTTTCTTGTGTTTTCCCATCGCTGAGGGTCTCCAGAACTAGTTGCGGCGGCTGGGTTGGGGCCATAGAGCTCGCACTAGGCGGATGATCCCCGCAACCACCAATCCCAGGGCCGCAATGGCCGCCAGCACCAGCAGCACCACCGCCAGCAGTTGCACCAGTCCCCAAAGCGCCTGCTGCACCCCGCCGATCAGGTTGGCTAGAGCTGTGCTCAGCACCAAGAAGGTGTCGAAGCGCTCCGGCAACTGCAGCAAGGCCAGCATTAGCCCGGCGCCAGCAGCGCCGAGCAGCAGGGCGATACCGGCCTGACGCCAGCGGGCCGGGCGGCGGCGGCGGCGAAATACTCGTCGTGTCGACGCGCCTGTGGCGGGCAATTGCAGGGCGCGGCGACGGGGGGAGGTCATACCTCGAGGACGTAACCAGCACCGCGCATCCAGCGCTCGAATTCCATCAGCACCAACTCGTTGGGGCAGTCGATCAAGGAGAGATCTGCCACGGTGCAATCCCCCTGGCCGCCGTGATGGAGGGAGAGGCGGAAGTCGTCGCCGCTGAGCCCGCAAACCTCCGGATCACTGCGTACAACCACATCAAGGGAGGCCCCAAGCCGAGCCACCCGAATCCTCAGTTCCGACCAGGTCAGCGCCGCCATGGACTCAATTCAAACTCGATCAGCGATACCCAAGTGTGACCAGCTAGCCGGATACGTCAATAGCGGCTATTTAGGCTGGGCGGCAGCTGGACGCTGGACTGGCTCGGGCCCGGGCTTGGGTTCTGGAAGCAGCAGCCCTAGCCCAGAGGCCACGGCCACAGCTAGCAGCCCTGCCAGCGGCCCCGCAAGGCGCTGGGTAAGGGGGCGGCGCTCCAGCAGCTCGCGTGCCTTTAGGGGCATGGGCTCAGGCAGCTCCAATGGCAACTGCAGGCGCGAATCGAGGCGCAATTGATCCAGCACCCGCACTAGATCGGCCAGCTCGGCATCGTCGAGATTGAGCTGCAATGGGGGCGTATCCGGCTGGCTACTGCGCAGCAGCAGGCCATGGCCGCCCTCGGGCCCCGGACTTATCTCCACTGGCTCGGGCTCGGCGCCAAAGCGACGCGGCACACCACTGATCAGGTAGCGGGCGTAGGGCAGAACCACCTGCATCAGGGCTAGCAGGTGCTCCTTGCGGCCCTCAAGCTCGGGGCGACCGGCCCAGGCCAAACTCCAGCCCGTGATGATGCCGAGGTTCTGGCCGCTCTGGCCGACCGATACATCCGGCAGACCCTCCACCTTGAGGCGGCAGCTGAGTTGGTCGAACTGAAGTACTTGCTTCATTGCAGGCTCAGGAGCTGGATCATGGCTGGGCATCCAGCAGGCTGGCGCGCAGCCGCTCAAAACCGCCCACCCCGGCACCCAGGGCCAGGGCCTGGATCAGCAGCCGCGACTGGCGGGCACCTGACTCGGGATCGAGCAAAAGTTGCACGCCACCACGGCGGAGGTTCATGCGCTGGCGCACTAGATCGGCCAGGCGGCTGCGGAATAGGTTCCAACGCTCGCTGAGCACTTCCGGCGGCTCGGCGCTGGAGAGCAGGCCGCGCACCAGGGGATAGAGGCGATCTGCCAAGGCGCAAAGTATGCGGATTAGGGCGTCGGTTTCAGCTGGCTCCAGACCCTCGCGGCGAGTGGTGCGGCGCAGGGGGTTGGTGCAGCGGCGTTTCCACAGTTCCACCCGGTTGGGGAAGAGAGTGGTGAAGCCCATCTGCTCGCTCATCCACACCATTGCCTCACCGCCGTTGAGGTCGAGGGCCTCGGCGCTGAGCAACAGCAGGTCGAGGCGTTCAAGGCCGCGGCGGGGAAGCCGGGCGGCCGATTCAGGAGCGAATGAATCAAGGGGCATGGCTGCGATGATGCCAGCAAGTGCACCCAACCGTCACGTTCATGGCCCCAGACCTGCGGGAATTCGTGCGCGATGTGCCTGATTTTCCCAAGCCCGGCATCCTGTTTCGCGACCTCACGCCGCTGATGCGTGACCCGGATGGCTGGCAGGAAGTGATCCGTCAGCTGAGCGCAGTTTGCGAGCGGCTGCAGCCCGACCTGATCGTGGGCATTGAGTCGCGGGGCTTCATCGTGGGCACCGCCCTTGCCACCGCCGTGCGATTGGGTTTTGTGCCAGTGCGCAAGCCCGGCAAGCTGCCTGGGGAAGTTACGGGCGTGGACTACGCCCTCGAATACGGCAGCGACCGGCTGGAAATCCATAGCGATGCCCTGGCCGATGGTTCAAAAGTGCTGATCATTGATGATCTGCTGGCCACCGGCGGCACCGCCGCGGCCTGCGCCGAGCTGGTTGCTGCAGCTGGTG is a genomic window of Cyanobium sp. Tous-M-B4 containing:
- the siaB gene encoding biofilm regulation protein kinase SiaB, with the translated sequence MDSALTTSRSLSSLRDFFTHERILICFNGPTSRSLIGEIGVALKEHIETTRDCMSSAMDVFSVYIKMSQNIRHYTSNRSYSDLEATATVVIAETGVDKYVVSAGNMVDTADGQHLLDRVEALGRLDKVELKSLYKEQLRKPREEGVVTGAGLGLIDIARKSSEPLQASLDELGGGKAFFTLRATI
- a CDS encoding adenine phosphoribosyltransferase, giving the protein MAPDLREFVRDVPDFPKPGILFRDLTPLMRDPDGWQEVIRQLSAVCERLQPDLIVGIESRGFIVGTALATAVRLGFVPVRKPGKLPGEVTGVDYALEYGSDRLEIHSDALADGSKVLIIDDLLATGGTAAACAELVAAAGGELCGFGFVAELAALEGRRKLPDDQPVESLIIYS
- a CDS encoding SpoIIE family protein phosphatase, which translates into the protein MTVEAAKRKKRVLSIQQIFLLLAILNGIVLAYLIYSASTLLNDPSSSQMQSQTTIFLAILLAIGVTISYRILSLRVVEPLRRLVRQAYSISSDDSNELLTVRGSDEIGRLTEAFNSVLVRQRHAYDMVDSAHQRLKDVTKQVDDSIQYAALLQKSILPNRQLKERFGKDHFILWQPRDTVGGDYYVFHEEGGRCLAGVADCAGHGVSGAMMTMLARAGIDRSIQMHGIASPAEVLQATNEGMHSILSEAQVSRAIATTMDVGLVMIDAHAQLLRFAGAKIWLYWSDGNTVEYVKGDNRSLWDRRTGAYHDHDVPLLPGFTYYLTTDGYLDQAGGEHGFGLGSDRFSQWLLEHATKSLDDQHQALTRALQEFQGDHPQRDDITMLSFRFN
- a CDS encoding DUF3038 domain-containing protein; this translates as MPLDSFAPESAARLPRRGLERLDLLLLSAEALDLNGGEAMVWMSEQMGFTTLFPNRVELWKRRCTNPLRRTTRREGLEPAETDALIRILCALADRLYPLVRGLLSSAEPPEVLSERWNLFRSRLADLVRQRMNLRRGGVQLLLDPESGARQSRLLIQALALGAGVGGFERLRASLLDAQP
- a CDS encoding DUF4335 domain-containing protein, giving the protein MKQVLQFDQLSCRLKVEGLPDVSVGQSGQNLGIITGWSLAWAGRPELEGRKEHLLALMQVVLPYARYLISGVPRRFGAEPEPVEISPGPEGGHGLLLRSSQPDTPPLQLNLDDAELADLVRVLDQLRLDSRLQLPLELPEPMPLKARELLERRPLTQRLAGPLAGLLAVAVASGLGLLLPEPKPGPEPVQRPAAAQPK
- the ppk2 gene encoding polyphosphate kinase 2 encodes the protein MEDLASNGGRLDRKVYEKELTRLQVELVKMQYWLKASGFRLIVLFEGRDAAGKGGTIKRITEPLNPRGCRVVALGTPSDQQKTQWYFQRYVEHFPSAGEIVVFDRSWYNRAGVESVMGFCTPAQTEEFLQSCPEFERMVVRSGIVLLKYWFSVSDAEQESRFQARIDDPTRRWKLSPMDLEARNKWESFSAAKDLMFAHTNIPEAPWFTVEADDKRRARLNCIHHLLSKIPYEDMTPPAIKLPPRKPPKGTARPPRNEQFFVPNQYP